Sequence from the Paeniglutamicibacter cryotolerans genome:
GGTCATTAAAGTGGTCATGGACGCTCCCAAGCGCTGGATCGAAAAACGAGGACATCATACTTTGACATCGTCAGATGGGATTCAACTGGAAGAATCCTGGGTGTCAGTCGGGACGGTTGGCAAGGCCCCGCAGCGTGCGGAGGAGGTGGCATCAGGCGCCGGAATCGGCGCGCTCCCGGCGGCGCATCAGCTTACGCAGGACGCCCATTGACTGCCCGACCGAGACCTCGCCCAGATAAGCCCGGGTCACGGCGCTGCCGATAGCCGGCAGGGACGCCGAATCCGGGTACAACATGTACATCGGCACATACTGCGGTGCGAATTTCGCTTTGAATGCCAGCAGCGAGCGGAACCCGTATACGGGTTCCAAGGTATCTCCCAACCATTCCAGCAGCCGCTCCAGCACGACATCGCGGCCCGGGGCCCCCTGGCTGACTTCCCCGACCGGCACGGCCGATGCCAGCGGAGCCCCGGACAGGCTGGCGAACGCATAACCTTGGGACTGGAACCCCAGGGCGGCGGAGGCGATCAGGAACTCCATGGTGGGTCTGAAACCGTCGCGGCGCCGACGCATGAAATCCAGCGTCCATCCCGTAACCTCCCCCTGCGCATACACCGGCATCCAGGAAGTCAGGCCGTGTAACGTCCCGTCCCGGTCCAAGGCGATCAGTAGCCTGACTTCGGGATCGGCCAATTCCGCCAGCCCTCCGAGGGTGAATCCCATCTCGGGCATTTCCTGCTCGGCTACCCACTCCTCGGAGATCTCGTGGATCTGCTCACGGACTGCCAAGGGCTGATGCATGTAGCTTCCCCACTGCGCTTGGATCCCGGCCTTCTCGGCCTTGTTCAGGGCGGTGCGGATGTCCTGGAACTTCTTCCCGGCAAAGACCAGCGAACCCAGCGGCAACACGGTCTCCTCGGCCACCTTGACATGGCTCCAGCCGTAGTCGGAAGCTGCCTCCAGCACTCGTGCGGTCACCGAGTAGAAGCACGGGGTCCAGCCATTGACCCCGCAATGGGCGATGAAACCGTCTACGGTGGAACGCATTTCGGCCGCGGGTGCCACCGGATCCGCACTGGTCAGCGCCACACCCGCAATGACCCGGTAGGCAACGAACCCGGTGCCCTCGGGACTGAACCAATAGGAGTTCCCGTCCCAGGTGCTCATCCAGGACAGGTGTCCCCCGCTGCCGGAGATCAGCATTCCGCGCGCCCGGTCGCGGTCCCCGCCGTGCCCGGCATGGCCCGGGCGCAGGAACGTGGACAGGAGCCAGATGCTGGTCATCGTCCAGAACACTATGCCGACGCCCTCGTAGAGGATGACCGCCGGCACCGACTGCGGAACATAGTCGGGACCGATATCCAGGGCATAGACCACGGGCAGGAAGCGGTCGGGCAGGGAAGCGAATAATTGCGCGATGCCGGGAACCGGGCTGAATCCTTCGCGCAGCACCCAGCCGGCGCCCAGGTAAACCACGGAGATCCCAGCGCCGGACAACACGACCTTGCGGGCCAGGAGCAGGTAGGTGTGCGGAGGCGCCTGGACGGTGAACAGCCTCCGGGTGGCCAGCAGCATAATGAAGACCCCTGCCGGAACCAGCAGTGGCATGACCACGGCCTTGGCCTGCCGGTAGCTGGTGAAATCGTAGTCTCCCAGACCCTCGAGCAGGCCGGTGTGCGGCACCCAGGCCGGCACCACGACACCCAGGATGTAGATGACGGTGAGCGCGGTGATTCCGCCCTGCACCACCAGCGCTCCCCACCACGCGAAGCGTCGTCCACGGCGCAGCCCGTCGGAGAGCACCACCAGCAGGATCGAAGGTAGGATCGCGGTGAAGACGGCGCTGAGACCGGCGCGCTGCTGCAATTGCGCGGCGGCACACTCATTGACGTCGGCGGGATGCGAGCACA
This genomic interval carries:
- a CDS encoding DUF2156 domain-containing protein, which gives rise to MLAGSRSGAVHWRRAPVTAILLAVYWATGILTHAVEGRSAVALRHHLMFSSAQPGGNWLALLQHLFWAGSFAGYVVGTVLLALVGYAVERRMGSLRYLVAVLVTQLVGAFSAVGFVLLIRGSMPDWSRVLAADARVGISVLVCGVAMAGTAGMQVLWRRRIRLGLLAFVLVTVFYGGSLGAVMRLGAVLAGLLIGVLLLGRAPRRFRLMISRREGRVLVAVVLMATAIGPVFAAMSPDAVGPLGVLRYLSTNILDVDPATLSYLCSHPADVNECAAAQLQQRAGLSAVFTAILPSILLVVLSDGLRRGRRFAWWGALVVQGGITALTVIYILGVVVPAWVPHTGLLEGLGDYDFTSYRQAKAVVMPLLVPAGVFIMLLATRRLFTVQAPPHTYLLLARKVVLSGAGISVVYLGAGWVLREGFSPVPGIAQLFASLPDRFLPVVYALDIGPDYVPQSVPAVILYEGVGIVFWTMTSIWLLSTFLRPGHAGHGGDRDRARGMLISGSGGHLSWMSTWDGNSYWFSPEGTGFVAYRVIAGVALTSADPVAPAAEMRSTVDGFIAHCGVNGWTPCFYSVTARVLEAASDYGWSHVKVAEETVLPLGSLVFAGKKFQDIRTALNKAEKAGIQAQWGSYMHQPLAVREQIHEISEEWVAEQEMPEMGFTLGGLAELADPEVRLLIALDRDGTLHGLTSWMPVYAQGEVTGWTLDFMRRRRDGFRPTMEFLIASAALGFQSQGYAFASLSGAPLASAVPVGEVSQGAPGRDVVLERLLEWLGDTLEPVYGFRSLLAFKAKFAPQYVPMYMLYPDSASLPAIGSAVTRAYLGEVSVGQSMGVLRKLMRRRERADSGA